From one Terriglobales bacterium genomic stretch:
- a CDS encoding threonine/serine dehydratase, translating into MVTLEDIRAAQKRIKGVAVRTPLIPCPHGDPQRKLYFKAESLQPIGAFKIRGAYNKIAALPEAERRRGVITYSSGNHAQGVAYGAREVGIKAVVVMPANTPKTKIEATRALGAEVVFVGPASSERQAKAEELAAEHGYAIIPPYNDEYIIAGQGTAGLEILEDLPDVECVLAPVSGGGLLGGIATAIKLSRPEVKVVGCEPELSADAQESLRTGHLVTWAAEKTTRTICDGLRTQSLGPLNFEHIKRYVDDIVTVSEDEIREAMRRLALNAHLVAEPSGAVPFAAFLFRADQLPKARRSVAVISGGNVEPALLAEVLQGAAVPAHP; encoded by the coding sequence ATGGTCACACTTGAAGACATTCGGGCGGCGCAGAAGCGCATCAAGGGCGTGGCGGTGCGGACGCCGCTGATTCCCTGCCCCCACGGCGATCCGCAGCGCAAGCTTTACTTCAAGGCGGAGAGCCTGCAGCCCATCGGCGCGTTCAAGATCCGGGGCGCGTACAACAAGATCGCCGCGTTGCCCGAGGCCGAGCGGCGGCGCGGGGTCATCACCTACTCCAGCGGCAACCACGCCCAGGGCGTGGCTTACGGCGCGCGGGAGGTCGGCATCAAGGCCGTGGTCGTGATGCCTGCTAACACGCCCAAGACCAAGATCGAGGCCACGCGAGCGCTGGGCGCGGAAGTCGTGTTCGTGGGGCCGGCCAGCAGCGAGCGCCAGGCCAAGGCGGAAGAGCTGGCGGCAGAACATGGATACGCCATCATCCCGCCGTATAACGACGAGTACATCATCGCCGGACAGGGCACCGCCGGCCTGGAGATCCTGGAGGACTTGCCCGACGTCGAATGCGTGCTGGCGCCGGTGAGCGGGGGCGGGTTGCTGGGCGGTATCGCGACCGCGATCAAGCTCAGCCGGCCCGAGGTGAAAGTGGTCGGCTGCGAGCCCGAGCTTTCCGCCGACGCCCAGGAAAGCCTGCGCACCGGCCACCTGGTGACCTGGGCCGCCGAGAAGACCACGCGCACCATCTGCGACGGGCTGCGCACCCAGAGCCTGGGGCCGCTGAATTTCGAGCACATCAAGCGCTACGTGGACGACATCGTCACCGTCAGCGAGGACGAGATCCGCGAAGCCATGCGCCGCCTGGCGCTGAACGCCCACCTGGTGGCCGAGCCCAGTGGAGCCGTTCCGTTCGCAGCCTTCCTCTTCCGCGCCGACCAGCTCCCGAAGGCGCGCCGCTCGGTGGCCGTCATCAGCGGCGGCAACGTCGAGCCGGCGTTGCTGGCCGAGGTCCTGCAGGGCGCGGCCGTCCCCGCGCATCCTTAA
- a CDS encoding ribonuclease J: MPAGKLHIVPLGGLGEFGMNCMALRWGDDIIVIDAGLMFPEAELLGVDIVVPDITYLLENRDKVRAIVLTHGHEDHIGALPWILSELNVPVYGTEFTLAYVENKLEEHGLLDNAFLEDIRAGERITIGPFVINPIQVTHSLVDCVSLAIHTPLGVIIHTGDFKVDPTPTDNRLFDLHTFAEYGKTGVLALFQDSTNVERPGYTPSERAVRRKFDEVYLRADRRLFIACFSSSIHRIKVAIEMAVEHARKVALIGRSMNESAEIAMDLGYLDIPDGTLIHGGQVKDFAPDKVCVLISGTQGEPMSALSRAAVDNHKHAKIEKGDTVVLSSRIIPGNEKSIYRMIDHLFRREALVVYEDGTYPPVHVSGHASQEELKLIINLVKPKYFIPIHGEYRQLRRHCELAKTMHGAVGSVMLLESGEILEFDELGARKIGKTTVGRVCIDSGSMGDVVEDLIIKDRRALSEDGIVLPIIAINKLTGKVERTPEIVMRGFAAGGAENGFLVEARNVILKTLDGSSEEEKGDYGVIKEKIRADLKRYISKNTQRRPLIMPVILEI, encoded by the coding sequence ATGCCTGCTGGGAAACTCCATATCGTGCCGCTCGGCGGCCTGGGCGAGTTCGGGATGAACTGCATGGCCCTGCGCTGGGGTGACGACATCATCGTCATCGACGCCGGCCTGATGTTCCCCGAAGCTGAGCTGCTGGGCGTGGACATCGTTGTCCCCGACATCACCTACCTGTTGGAGAACCGCGACAAGGTGCGGGCCATCGTCCTCACCCACGGGCACGAGGACCACATCGGCGCCCTGCCCTGGATCCTCAGCGAGCTGAATGTGCCGGTGTACGGCACCGAATTCACCCTGGCCTACGTCGAGAACAAGCTGGAAGAGCACGGGCTGCTGGACAACGCATTCCTCGAGGACATCCGGGCGGGCGAGCGGATCACCATCGGGCCATTCGTCATCAATCCCATCCAGGTGACGCACAGCCTGGTGGACTGCGTGTCGCTGGCTATCCACACGCCGCTTGGGGTCATCATCCACACCGGCGACTTCAAGGTGGATCCGACGCCTACCGACAACCGGCTCTTCGACCTGCACACCTTCGCCGAATACGGCAAGACGGGCGTGCTGGCGCTGTTCCAGGACTCCACCAACGTGGAGCGCCCGGGCTACACCCCCAGCGAGCGAGCGGTGCGTCGCAAGTTCGACGAGGTGTACCTGCGGGCGGACCGGCGGCTGTTCATCGCGTGCTTCTCGTCTTCCATCCACCGCATCAAGGTGGCGATCGAGATGGCGGTCGAGCACGCCCGCAAGGTGGCGCTCATCGGCCGCTCGATGAACGAATCCGCCGAGATCGCCATGGACCTCGGGTACCTCGATATCCCCGACGGCACCCTCATCCACGGCGGCCAAGTCAAGGATTTCGCGCCCGACAAGGTTTGTGTGCTGATCAGCGGCACGCAGGGCGAGCCCATGTCGGCGCTGTCGCGGGCTGCGGTGGACAACCACAAGCACGCCAAGATCGAGAAGGGCGACACCGTGGTGCTGTCGTCGCGCATCATCCCCGGCAACGAGAAGAGCATCTACCGCATGATTGACCACCTCTTCCGCCGCGAGGCGCTGGTGGTCTATGAGGACGGCACCTATCCGCCGGTGCACGTCAGCGGACACGCCAGCCAGGAAGAGCTCAAGCTCATCATCAACCTGGTGAAGCCGAAATACTTCATCCCCATCCACGGGGAGTACCGGCAACTGCGGCGCCACTGCGAGCTAGCAAAGACCATGCACGGCGCGGTGGGCAGCGTCATGCTGCTGGAGTCGGGGGAGATCCTGGAATTCGACGAACTGGGCGCGCGCAAGATCGGGAAGACCACCGTGGGCCGCGTGTGCATCGATTCCGGCTCGATGGGCGACGTGGTCGAGGACCTCATCATCAAGGACCGCCGGGCGCTGAGCGAAGACGGCATCGTGCTCCCCATCATCGCCATCAACAAGCTGACCGGAAAAGTGGAACGCACCCCGGAGATCGTAATGCGCGGCTTCGCCGCCGGGGGCGCGGAGAATGGCTTCCTGGTGGAGGCGCGGAACGTCATCCTCAAGACCCTGGACGGATCCAGCGAAGAGGAAAAGGGCGACTATGGCGTGATCAAGGAGAAGATCCGCGCCGACCTGAAGCGCTACATCTCCAAGAACACGCAGCGCCGGCCCCTGATCATGCCGGTGATCCTGGAAATCTAG
- a CDS encoding EcsC family protein — MSSPGWLSRRLENVIRGSLVRAYETVRVDPAHFLFQLQGAHGLPISTFRGMATLPLETVEGIAEQTIRAGMKIAAVEGAGMGLGGLLTIVPDMGILAAITLRTVQKLSLIYGFEFNTDEEVAELWVAMASAAGVDISRELVEKQIVNRFVPRVIRRIAAQASAEFVEKWTGRLIPLLSAAIGAGLNYYFVRVWGERARAHFREKHLRLRQRQQLLAVSEPLQLPST, encoded by the coding sequence ATGTCCTCGCCTGGCTGGCTTTCCCGTCGTCTGGAGAATGTGATCCGCGGCAGCCTGGTCCGCGCCTACGAGACCGTGCGCGTCGATCCCGCGCACTTCCTCTTTCAGTTGCAGGGGGCCCACGGCCTGCCCATCTCGACTTTCCGTGGGATGGCCACGCTGCCGCTGGAGACGGTGGAGGGCATAGCCGAACAGACCATCCGCGCCGGCATGAAGATCGCCGCCGTCGAAGGCGCCGGCATGGGGCTGGGCGGCTTGCTGACCATCGTCCCCGACATGGGCATCCTGGCTGCCATCACCCTGCGTACAGTGCAGAAGCTCAGCCTCATCTACGGCTTCGAATTCAACACCGACGAGGAGGTGGCCGAACTGTGGGTGGCGATGGCCAGCGCAGCGGGCGTGGACATCAGCCGCGAGCTGGTGGAGAAACAGATCGTCAACCGCTTCGTGCCCCGGGTGATCCGGCGCATCGCCGCCCAGGCCAGCGCCGAGTTCGTAGAGAAATGGACCGGCCGCCTGATCCCGCTGCTTAGCGCCGCCATCGGCGCGGGCCTCAATTACTATTTTGTGCGCGTCTGGGGCGAGCGCGCCCGCGCCCACTTCCGCGAGAAGCACCTGCGCCTGCGCCAGCGCCAGCAGTTGCTTGCCGTGTCCGAACCCCTGCAGCTGCCATCCACCTGA
- a CDS encoding cation:dicarboxylase symporter family transporter — MSRRLLVVALALVFLAAVANLAHLSTPVPSTTRWLAIVALIAYAAFRRSLTTWIFVAMIAGAEVGHDLPQYSDALKVVGQIFIRLIKVIIAPLLFGTLVSGIAGHADLKKVGRMGIKAIVYFELVTTVALFIGLAAINLSQAGAGAKIGASAPAAELPVAKLSASEVILHVFPENIAKSVAENQVLQVVVFAILFGIALAMVNEQKRKPMLAFTESLSEVMFKFTNLVMLFAPFGIFGAVAYTVGHTGIGIVASLAKVIATLYVALVVFLGGVLLPIALLARVPVRRFARAVAEPASIAFATSTSEAALPRAMEQMEAFGVPRPIVAFVMPTGYSFNLDGSTLYLSVASIYVAQAGGMHLSLGQQLVLMLTLMLTSKGVAGVSRASLVILMATAASFGLPSEPVFVLLGIDPIMDMARTAVNVIGNCLATAVIARWEGELGTAHPSPAVLQGAAQ, encoded by the coding sequence GTGAGCCGCAGGCTCCTGGTCGTTGCGCTGGCGCTCGTATTTCTGGCCGCCGTCGCCAATCTTGCCCACTTATCGACCCCAGTCCCGAGCACCACCCGCTGGCTGGCGATCGTCGCGCTGATCGCCTATGCCGCCTTCCGCCGCTCGCTGACCACCTGGATCTTTGTCGCCATGATCGCCGGCGCGGAGGTCGGACACGACTTGCCGCAGTATTCCGACGCCCTGAAGGTCGTGGGGCAGATCTTCATCCGGCTCATCAAGGTCATCATCGCGCCGTTGCTGTTCGGGACCCTGGTGAGCGGCATCGCCGGGCACGCCGACCTGAAAAAGGTCGGGCGGATGGGCATCAAGGCAATCGTCTATTTCGAGCTGGTGACGACGGTGGCGCTGTTCATCGGGTTGGCGGCCATCAACCTCAGCCAGGCGGGAGCGGGTGCGAAGATCGGCGCCTCGGCCCCGGCCGCGGAGCTGCCGGTGGCGAAGCTGAGCGCCTCCGAGGTGATCCTGCACGTCTTTCCCGAGAACATCGCCAAGTCGGTGGCCGAGAACCAGGTGCTGCAGGTGGTGGTGTTCGCGATCCTGTTCGGCATCGCCCTGGCGATGGTGAACGAGCAAAAGCGCAAGCCGATGTTGGCCTTCACCGAGAGCCTGTCGGAGGTGATGTTCAAGTTCACCAACCTCGTGATGCTGTTCGCGCCGTTCGGCATCTTCGGGGCGGTGGCCTACACGGTGGGACACACCGGCATCGGGATCGTAGCCAGCCTGGCCAAGGTGATCGCGACCCTGTACGTCGCGCTGGTCGTCTTCCTCGGTGGGGTGCTTCTGCCCATCGCGCTGCTGGCGCGGGTCCCGGTGCGGCGGTTCGCGCGTGCGGTGGCGGAACCGGCGTCGATCGCCTTCGCGACCTCGACCTCTGAGGCCGCCCTACCCCGCGCCATGGAGCAGATGGAGGCCTTCGGGGTGCCGCGTCCGATCGTCGCCTTCGTGATGCCCACGGGTTACAGCTTCAACCTGGACGGCAGCACGCTGTACCTCTCGGTGGCCTCGATCTACGTCGCCCAGGCGGGAGGCATGCACCTGTCGCTGGGGCAGCAACTGGTCTTGATGCTCACGCTGATGCTGACCAGCAAGGGAGTGGCCGGGGTGTCGCGGGCGTCGCTCGTCATCTTGATGGCGACGGCGGCCTCGTTCGGACTGCCCAGCGAGCCGGTGTTCGTGCTGCTGGGCATCGACCCCATCATGGACATGGCGCGCACCGCGGTGAACGTCATCGGGAACTGCCTGGCGACCGCGGTGATCGCCCGCTGGGAGGGCGAACTGGGAACGGCACACCCGTCGCCGGCAGTGCTTCAGGGCGCGGCACAGTAG
- a CDS encoding 2,3,4,5-tetrahydropyridine-2,6-dicarboxylate N-succinyltransferase: MKELIADIERLSGLGAQARGDTDAHRIFNDFRMALTRGEVRAAHKKEGKWVVNAWVKKGILLGFLLGELAEMGDPSGLTFVDKDTFPARRFRLKDAVRVVPGGSSARLGAYIAPTVICMPPMFINVGAYVDEATMIDSHALVGSCAQVGRQVHLSAAAQVGGVLEPVNAAPVIIEDQVLVGGNCGIYEGTLVRARAVLGAGVILTRSTPVYDLVRGEVYRATETHPLEIPEGAVVVPGSRAIQKGKATEWGLSLYTPVIVKYRDEKTERGISLEELLR; encoded by the coding sequence GTGAAAGAGCTGATCGCGGACATCGAGCGGCTGTCGGGGCTGGGAGCCCAGGCCCGGGGCGATACCGACGCCCACCGCATCTTCAATGACTTCCGCATGGCCCTGACCCGGGGCGAGGTCCGCGCCGCCCACAAGAAAGAGGGCAAGTGGGTGGTGAACGCCTGGGTCAAGAAAGGAATCCTGCTCGGTTTTCTGCTCGGCGAGCTGGCGGAGATGGGCGACCCGTCGGGGCTGACCTTCGTGGACAAGGACACCTTCCCGGCGCGCCGTTTCCGGCTGAAAGACGCGGTCCGGGTGGTGCCGGGCGGCTCGTCGGCAAGGCTGGGAGCGTACATCGCGCCCACGGTGATCTGCATGCCACCGATGTTCATCAACGTCGGCGCCTACGTGGACGAAGCCACCATGATCGACTCCCACGCCCTGGTCGGGTCCTGCGCCCAGGTCGGGCGCCAGGTGCACCTGAGTGCGGCGGCGCAGGTGGGCGGGGTGCTCGAGCCGGTGAATGCCGCGCCCGTGATCATCGAGGACCAGGTGCTGGTGGGCGGCAATTGCGGCATCTACGAAGGGACGCTGGTGCGCGCGCGGGCAGTCCTGGGCGCCGGCGTCATCCTGACCCGCTCCACACCGGTCTATGACCTGGTGCGGGGCGAAGTGTATCGCGCCACCGAGACGCATCCTCTGGAGATCCCGGAAGGAGCGGTAGTGGTGCCCGGGTCGCGCGCCATCCAGAAGGGCAAGGCGACGGAGTGGGGGCTGTCGCTGTACACGCCGGTGATCGTGAAGTATCGCGACGAGAAGACGGAGCGCGGGATCTCGCTGGAGGAACTGCTGCGGTGA